Genomic DNA from Salvia miltiorrhiza cultivar Shanhuang (shh) chromosome 1, IMPLAD_Smil_shh, whole genome shotgun sequence:
AATCCTTAAAGCGAGCACTAAAACAAGTCAAACTCGAGCTCGAGTAATAAGTTGATTAAGAGCACATCTTGAATAATTTTGTAGCCTTCATAAGTTTTTAGAAAGGTCAAACTCGAACATCATTTTTACAAATATCAGATGAGCTGAGCTTGAGTTCATACTCGGATACAATATTATCAAATATTATACGATCTGAGCTCAATCGAACTCGATCTCGATCTCGGTAATTAGGTGACGAGTGGAGTTCAATCAACAAGGCAAAAGCTCGAACTGAggtcgaacacccgaatattaaTTAAACAAGTCGAGCTCAAGCCGGCTACAACCCCTATATGAATCATTATACTACAATATAGCTCCCACGATAAATCCTAAGAAAATTATCTTTCAAAATCTCaactcaaaatttaaaaaatatagctTCCACTATAAATTTATGGTGCGTCTTCCATCGTTGCACGCATAGTGTATGCATGATTTTCTCGTGCGAAATCATCTATCACAAAATCGTGTTGTATCTAATTGCATTTTTGTATCAttataatttgatattattgaaataaaatgCAGGTTTTTTGTGGTGGCAAATGCGATTGCTAGTAGCTACTTAGTATTATCTTTGCCTTTCTCCATTATTGGAATTGTTCGCCCTCAAGCAGCAGGAATCAAGCTTCTTCTTCTCATCTTCGACACGGTAATTAATATTTCGATTATAAATGATGATATTTCATCATCCATTTCTACACGTTTATAAAtcattaatttacaaaaaagaaatactattcgaaaaagaaaatcaaagtcgCCTGTTTTCTTTGGAGAGATTTTGAATCGAAACCTACATTTGGTGCGTATGTACATTtagcagttttttttttaataaaaacagGCGGTGGCGGCTTTTACCACAGCggcggcagcggcagcggcggccATTGTGTACCTAGCGCACAACGGCAACTCCACGGTGAACTGGCTAGCCATCTGCCAGCAGTTCACCGATTTCTGCCAGCGCGTGAGCGGCGCGGTGGTGGCGTCGTTCATCGCCGCCGTCATCCTCATCTTCCTGATCGTGCTTTCCGCGGTGGCGCTGCGCAGCCACTGATCGTAAACTCGCATTTTCACAAGCTTAATTACGAAGTCTGTTTCCactgttttttattttattttttcaatttcgaAATTTGTGATTGTGATTTTGGTGTAGAAAAAACAtgtaattatttgaaaatgtttTTAATATTGTTAAAT
This window encodes:
- the LOC131021412 gene encoding casparian strip membrane protein 2-like — its product is MMNSTKSSGEAAINISESKSTKAKTAAATRLPQAPWKRGASIFDFILRLCAAAAALAAAATMGTTDETLPFFTQFFQFQASYDDLPAFTFFVVANAIASSYLVLSLPFSIIGIVRPQAAGIKLLLLIFDTAVAAFTTAAAAAAAAIVYLAHNGNSTVNWLAICQQFTDFCQRVSGAVVASFIAAVILIFLIVLSAVALRSH